In a genomic window of Scyliorhinus torazame isolate Kashiwa2021f chromosome 5, sScyTor2.1, whole genome shotgun sequence:
- the LOC140422160 gene encoding uncharacterized protein isoform X1, giving the protein MEKPWKCGDCGKGFRVPSALETHRRSHTGQRPFTCSVCGKGFSQLSHQQSHQRVHTGERPLNGPQYGKGFSLLSTLRIHQRVHTGKKLFICLQCGKRFRQLSSLKLHQRVHTGERPFTCSPCGKGFSQLSTLRIHQRVHTGERPFTCSQCGKRFKHLSSLKKHQRVHTGERPFTCSQCGKGFRYSSNLRKHQRVHTGEKLFTCSQCGKGFNRLTHLRTHQQVHTGERPFTCSQCGMRFIHLSSLKTHQRDHTGERPFTCSVCEKGFTRLSNLKTHQRVHTGEKPFTCSVCEKGFTRLSNLQSHQRIHTGERPFTCSVCEKGFTRLSNLKTHQRVHTGEKPFTCSRCGTRFTHLSSLKTHQHDHTVERPFICSVCGKGFTRLSDLKTHQRVHTGEKPFTCSVCEKGFTRLSNLKTHQRDHTGERPFTCSVCEKGFTRLSILKRHQRVHTGEKPFTCSQCGKGFSDSSNLQTHQRIHTGERPFTCSRCGKGFTQSSNLQSHQRVHTG; this is encoded by the coding sequence atggagaaaccgtggaaatgtggagactgtgggaagggattcagagtcccatctgcactggaaactcatcgacgcagtcacactgggcagaggcccttcacctgctctgtgtgtgggaagggattcagtcagttatcccaccagcagtcacaccagcgagttcacactggggagaggccgttgaaCGGCCCTCagtatgggaagggattcagtctgttatccaccctgcggatacaccagcgagttcacactgggaagaagctgttcatctgcttacagtgtgggaagagatttagacagttatccagcctgaagttacaccagcgagttcacactggggagaggccattcacctgctctccgtgtgggaagggattcagtcagttgtccacgctgcggatacatcagcgagttcacactggggagaggccattcacctgctctcagtgtgggaaaagatttaaacatttatccagcctgaagaaacaccagcgagttcacactggggagaggccgttcacctgctctcagtgtgggaagggattcagatattcatccaacctgcggaaacaccagcgagttcacactggggagaagctattcacatgctctcagtgtgggaaaggattcaatcggTTAACCCACCTacggacacaccagcaagttcacactggggagaggccgttcacctgttcgcaGTGTGGGATGCGATTCATTCACTTATCTagtctgaagacacaccagcgagatcacactggggagaggccattcacttgctctgtgtgtgagaaaggattcactcggttatctaacctgaagacacaccagcgggttcacactggggagaagccattcacctgctctgtgtgtgagaaaggattcactcggttatctaacctgcagtcacaccagcggattcacactggggagaggccgttcacctgctctgtgtgtgagaaaggattcactcggttatctaacctgaagacacatcagcgagttcacactggggagaagccgttcacctgctctcggtgtgggacgcGATTCACTCACTTATCTAGTCTGAAGACGCACCAGCACGATCACACagtggagaggccattcatctgctctgtgtgtgggaaaggattcactcggttatctgacctgaagacacaccagcgggttcatactggggagaagccattcacctgctctgtgtgtgagaaaggattcactcggttatctaacctgaagacacaccagcgagatcacactggggagagaccattcacctgctctgtgtgtgagaaaggattcactcgcttatctattctgaagagacaccagcgggttcacactggggagaagccgttcacctgctctcagtgtgggaagggattcagtgattcatccaacctgcagacacaccagcgaattcacactggggagaggccattcacctgctctcggtgtgggaagggattcactcagtcatccaacctgcagagtcaccagcgagttcacactgggtag